Proteins co-encoded in one Conger conger chromosome 4, fConCon1.1, whole genome shotgun sequence genomic window:
- the LOC133126664 gene encoding zinc finger CCHC domain-containing protein 2-like: MDTDSHSDDSSRGKTEHLLPCKGMGGAAFSTVLPLVPVPLKEVRSSLESSLGAPRFPQLSFMRPMPYLVQKGAVGPEGAADSKATGSLMVTVPAAGGEAEKQAPDPSPLLPAFGPQTLALQQPLVQRFKTATPAVSSEGCVPPTHQPPVGAISVLPPGPAYVSPLQPAYPPIEPVMSSALPPSLPLPETHPKAPGLPLPSGLPPSYSLPAPSTAIPSVGALGGPVASQVQAMVPPVVPTHTPGPAPSPSPALTHSTAQSDSTSYINSTSCGNSQQQQQQQPQQQPTPSQQPGCGTCGCRGSCGSGHAPNYYFPPQLPRQVFSVPPIFHLTSLCSSSYLSQAHQSNGAGQLPFFPHGPSAYASAPPPLLHSHSDHVLGSQAGYGLQQMAAFNRFFPPVYPSVSMMPGGGGMAVGMKKNGNISCYNCGVSGHFAQDCKQPSIDAAQKGGFRLKYVTPHSSEALDNAD; the protein is encoded by the exons ATGG acacagacagtcaTTCTGATGACTCTAGCAGGGGGAAAACGGAGCACCTCCTCCCCTGCAAAGGCATGGGTGGGGCTGCCTTTTCCACGGTGCTCCCCCTGGTGCCCGTCCCGCTGAAGGAGGTGCGCTCCAGCCTGGAGAGCTCCCTGGGTGCTCCCAGATTCCCCCAGCTGTCCTTCATGCGCCCCATGCCGTACCTGGTCCAGAAGGGGGCGGTGGGGCCTGAGGGGGCAGCAGACAGCAAGGCGACGGGAAGTCTGATGGTGACTGTCCCCGCAGCCGGTGGAGAGGCCGAGAAGCAGGCCCCGGACCCCAGCCCGCTGCTCCCTGCATTCGGCCCCCAGACCCTGGCCCTGCAGCAGCCCCTCGTCCAGCGCTTCAAGACCGCCACCCCAGCCGTCAGCTCAGAGGGCTGcgtcccccccacccaccagcCCCCCGTGGGGGCCATCAGCGTGCTCCCGCCCGGCCCCGCCTACGTGTCGCCACTGCAGCCCGCTTACCCGCCCATCGAGCCTGTCATGAGCTccgccctgcccccctccctgcccctccctgaAACCCACCCCAAGGCCCCGGGGCTGCCCCTGCCCTCCGGCCTGCCCCCCTCATACAGCCTGCCTGCCCCCTCCACCGCCATCCCCTCTGTGGGGGCACTGGGCGGCCCAGTTGCCAGTCAAGTACAGGCCATGGTACCACCGGtggtgcccacacacacgccgggCCCTGCCCCAAGTCCAAGCCCCGCCCTCACCCACAGCACCGCGCAGAGTGACAGCACCTCCTACATCAACAGCACCAGCTGTGGCAActcgcagcagcagcagcagcagcagccgcaGCAGCAGCCAACCCCGTCGCAGCAGCCGGGCTGCGGAACCTGCGGTTGCCGCGGCAGCTGCGGGAGCGGCCACGCCCCCAACTACTACTTCCCGCCCCAGCTGCCCCGCCAAGTATTCAGCGTCCCGCCCATCTTCCACCTGACGTCGCTGTGCAGCAGCAGCTACCTCAGCCAGGCGCACCAGAGCAACGGGGCGGGGCAGCTGCCCTTCTTCCCCCACGGCCCCTCGGCCTACGCCAGCGCCCCGCCGCCCCTGCTGCACTCGCACTCGGACCACGTGCTGGGCAGCCAGGCGGGATACGGACTGCAGCAGATGGCAGCCTTCAACCGCTTCTTCCCGCCTGTGTACCCCTCGGTCAGCATGATGCCCGGAGGCGGCGGCATGGCCGTGGGCATGAAGAAGAACGGCAACATATCCTGCTACAACTGTGGGGTCAGTGGGCACTTCGCCCAGGACTGCAAACAGCCTTCCATTGACGCAGCACAGAAAG GTGGCTTTCGGCTGAAGTATGTTACCCCTCACTCTTCTGAAGCGCTTGACAATGCTGACTGA